The proteins below are encoded in one region of Anabaena sphaerica FACHB-251:
- a CDS encoding CsbD family protein: protein MSLENRVKATAKNIEGKVQEAVGNITGDPQAQAEGQAKQVEATTIHIVENVKDEVKKIID, encoded by the coding sequence ATGAGCTTAGAAAATCGCGTTAAAGCAACTGCCAAAAATATTGAAGGTAAAGTTCAAGAAGCCGTAGGAAATATTACAGGAGATCCCCAAGCTCAAGCTGAAGGTCAGGCCAAACAAGTCGAAGCAACCACTATTCACATTGTTGAAAATGTGAAAGATGAAGTCAAAAAAATTATTGACTAA
- a CDS encoding CsbD family protein, giving the protein MILLQKIRKILLNISLILLVSTSIGMGLYPGDSWAVTPLADLISQSPIQIATMERTKAVSKGIEGQGQEAYGNITGDMKDQFVGKAKQAESQVRKSIEDVKSMRLSESSTAISKNIEGKTQEAFGNSTGNLKDQAAGKAKQVESQVRNTIDLSGNMVETFRRNVSTRVSNHAHLITGDV; this is encoded by the coding sequence ATGATTTTACTTCAAAAAATTCGTAAAATATTGCTAAACATTAGCCTAATTTTATTAGTTTCAACTTCTATAGGAATGGGTTTATATCCTGGAGATAGTTGGGCTGTAACTCCACTCGCAGATTTAATCAGCCAATCGCCTATTCAAATAGCAACGATGGAGAGAACAAAGGCAGTTTCCAAGGGTATTGAAGGTCAAGGTCAAGAAGCATACGGCAATATTACAGGCGATATGAAAGACCAATTTGTTGGCAAAGCTAAACAAGCAGAAAGCCAAGTTCGCAAATCAATAGAAGACGTGAAAAGCATGAGGTTATCAGAAAGCTCAACGGCAATCTCTAAGAATATTGAAGGCAAAACTCAAGAAGCATTCGGCAATAGTACAGGTAACTTGAAAGACCAAGCTGCTGGAAAAGCTAAACAAGTAGAAAGCCAAGTTCGCAACACAATAGACCTCTCCGGAAATATGGTAGAGACGTTCCGCCGGAACGTCTCTACAAGGGTTTCAAACCACGCACATTTAATTACCGGAGATGTCTAA